From Chryseobacterium joostei, the proteins below share one genomic window:
- the porU gene encoding type IX secretion system sortase PorU, translating to MRRKITLLSLIAFTSALYAQRNTIEWSGSKIQDFGDTKINLPNFKNEGFSFSQNNVFIVTKQKIGENQLKISDFTWDSVSNQDLFELDKSSLPDHDIADVVYYTLDGERYASINVALFKNVKGRIQRLSSFNVSEASTPLNTSGGVNKIGTAGNPLASGNFYKIKVDKSGVFKVTAQFLRDNGINPSSVNPKNMRIYGNGGNMLPEFNQDPRYNSLQENAIQVVGEDDGVWNDSDYALFYAQGPDGYNLYDTSNGNGIKRKETRSDTSNNLKNIYDDFSYYYINFDKGMGKRVQTIDGTLPPQLITRYDNYQVINNDQKNLLKVGRTWVEDSPFSSEKVITLTTNSPIQPNDLIRYRTRVIGYRSQQNSIEIKLNDLPAFSQTVSTDTSSYQYTFFPILYSGTTTNLTGNQITFKYNPDIAKNPNGTFYLDYVEVQYKENLAFNGTQMNFRDYSLLSGSSTNYGFSVSNASSLEQVWDVTDITNANRRVNKAGAGSFNFGYIAADQNFNNEFVAFRADAAYTPQFVGRISNQNLSALQAIDYLILTVPEMMGQAQRLANYHQTKNNYKVEIVDVNKIYEEFGNGSKDLTAIRDFVTKLNTPAGRLKYVFILGDTSYDYKNRVPNNTNVVTSYQSEHSSDYIASFVTDDYIVMTQPQTTLFVEHNLPDLPVGRIPAANITEAGNMIDKTLAYYNSLPGQSSPFGEWRMRLDFVVDDNGEGGGPFHNVMNNTLSGLFEQPGVQGLKEYNVKKLYQDAFTIQSTSGGPRYPQVNQAISNSIGNSLYLFYFGHGGINGWAQERVLTSTEIQNSNNFSNVYSRFPLVSTITCEFTLWDEPATNSAGEQFMKLKQGGPASMITSSRAIGVDYGRDFTDVFTRNIFKLTSDDFNTLGYAHLNARKEKGANANHLRVNFLGDPAMKLSRPQRLLAIDNIETPVPGLIRGLDFVKIKGHINNPNGTLNNTFNGRVSINIFDKRLNKKTLNNNGSLSPILSYTEEGSAIVKASGMAVNGVFTAEFYVPKDINYAVGEGRLLGYADNKVMDVFNNQSVQVGDINPNGVNDNQPPKVKLYMNNTNFADGGITNQNPMLLTCLTDDTGINSTGSGIGHDITVYLDGQIINTVILNDFYASGEGNGCLNPSLADYQKGNVTYPFRNLAIGQHQLTFKVWDINNNSTTTTLNFEVKDESDQHLTINRPLNWPNPFTNKTYIQFEHNCDDILDVNVQIYTITGRLVRTLSQPVVAEPFLQGFRTPRQAIEWDGRDDFGATVAKGTYIFKIFAKSQNQEKCKGSATAVEKMVLLK from the coding sequence ATGAGACGAAAAATCACGCTTTTATCCTTAATCGCTTTTACATCAGCACTTTACGCTCAAAGAAACACCATAGAATGGAGTGGTTCCAAAATTCAGGATTTTGGTGACACAAAAATAAATCTTCCAAATTTCAAAAATGAAGGTTTTTCTTTCAGCCAAAATAATGTTTTTATCGTAACTAAGCAAAAAATAGGAGAAAACCAGCTAAAGATTTCAGACTTTACCTGGGACAGTGTTTCTAACCAGGATTTATTTGAATTAGACAAAAGTAGCCTTCCTGATCATGATATTGCAGATGTTGTTTATTATACACTAGATGGAGAAAGATATGCAAGTATTAATGTTGCTTTATTTAAAAATGTAAAAGGACGTATTCAAAGACTGTCTTCCTTTAATGTTTCAGAAGCTTCTACTCCATTGAATACTTCCGGGGGTGTTAATAAAATAGGAACAGCCGGTAATCCATTGGCGAGTGGTAACTTTTACAAAATAAAAGTTGACAAGTCCGGAGTATTTAAAGTGACAGCACAATTTTTAAGAGATAATGGAATCAATCCATCTTCTGTAAATCCAAAAAACATGAGAATTTACGGAAATGGTGGAAATATGCTTCCAGAGTTCAACCAAGACCCAAGATACAATTCATTACAAGAAAATGCCATTCAGGTAGTAGGTGAAGATGACGGGGTATGGAATGATAGTGACTATGCTCTTTTCTACGCACAGGGTCCGGATGGATATAATCTTTATGATACTTCCAATGGAAATGGTATTAAGAGAAAAGAAACCAGATCTGACACCAGTAACAATCTGAAAAATATATATGATGATTTTTCATATTATTATATCAACTTTGATAAAGGTATGGGAAAAAGGGTTCAGACTATTGACGGAACTCTCCCTCCACAGTTGATTACAAGGTATGACAACTACCAGGTCATCAACAATGATCAGAAAAATCTTCTGAAAGTAGGAAGAACATGGGTAGAAGATTCTCCTTTCAGTTCTGAAAAGGTAATCACCCTTACTACCAACTCTCCTATTCAACCCAATGACCTCATCAGATATAGAACGCGAGTAATAGGGTACAGATCCCAACAGAACTCCATTGAGATTAAACTCAATGATCTTCCTGCGTTTTCTCAAACTGTATCTACTGATACAAGTAGCTACCAATATACTTTCTTCCCGATATTATATTCTGGAACCACTACCAACCTTACAGGAAACCAGATTACCTTTAAATATAATCCGGATATTGCCAAAAACCCTAACGGAACATTCTACCTTGACTATGTTGAAGTACAGTATAAGGAGAATCTAGCTTTTAATGGTACTCAGATGAACTTCAGGGATTATTCTCTTCTAAGTGGAAGTAGTACAAACTATGGATTTAGTGTCTCCAATGCATCCAGTCTGGAACAGGTATGGGATGTTACAGATATTACCAATGCTAATAGAAGAGTAAATAAAGCGGGAGCAGGATCTTTTAACTTTGGTTATATTGCTGCCGACCAGAACTTCAATAATGAGTTTGTAGCCTTTCGTGCAGATGCAGCTTATACCCCACAGTTTGTAGGGAGAATCTCTAATCAGAATCTTTCTGCATTGCAGGCAATAGATTATCTGATCCTTACTGTACCTGAAATGATGGGACAGGCACAAAGACTTGCCAATTATCATCAGACAAAGAATAACTATAAGGTAGAAATTGTAGATGTAAACAAGATCTATGAAGAATTTGGGAATGGAAGCAAAGACCTTACTGCTATAAGAGATTTCGTAACCAAGCTGAATACTCCGGCCGGAAGACTGAAGTATGTATTTATCCTTGGTGACACATCCTATGACTATAAAAACAGGGTTCCAAATAACACCAACGTTGTTACTTCTTATCAGAGTGAGCACTCTTCAGATTATATAGCTTCATTCGTTACGGATGACTATATTGTAATGACTCAACCACAAACAACCTTATTTGTTGAACATAATTTACCGGATCTTCCTGTAGGTAGAATTCCGGCAGCCAATATCACGGAAGCAGGGAACATGATTGACAAAACCCTGGCTTATTATAATTCACTTCCGGGACAATCCAGTCCTTTTGGAGAGTGGCGTATGCGACTTGACTTCGTAGTGGATGATAATGGAGAAGGCGGAGGACCATTCCATAATGTAATGAACAACACATTATCCGGTCTTTTTGAGCAACCAGGTGTGCAAGGGCTTAAGGAGTATAATGTCAAAAAATTATATCAGGATGCCTTTACGATTCAAAGTACATCAGGAGGGCCAAGATATCCACAGGTAAACCAGGCTATATCTAATAGTATAGGAAACAGTCTTTATCTGTTTTATTTCGGACATGGGGGAATCAACGGTTGGGCACAGGAAAGAGTATTAACAAGTACTGAGATCCAGAACTCCAATAACTTCTCTAATGTATACAGTAGGTTCCCGCTTGTATCCACAATAACCTGTGAATTTACCTTATGGGATGAACCAGCAACAAATTCTGCGGGAGAACAATTCATGAAGCTTAAGCAAGGAGGTCCGGCTTCTATGATTACTTCCAGCCGTGCCATTGGGGTAGATTACGGACGTGACTTTACAGATGTATTTACAAGAAATATATTCAAATTAACAAGTGATGATTTTAATACCCTAGGGTATGCACACTTAAATGCAAGAAAAGAAAAAGGAGCCAACGCCAACCACTTAAGAGTAAATTTCCTGGGTGACCCTGCAATGAAATTAAGCAGACCTCAAAGATTATTAGCGATTGATAATATTGAAACTCCTGTTCCCGGATTAATCAGAGGATTAGACTTTGTGAAAATCAAAGGACACATCAATAATCCGAACGGAACCTTGAATAATACATTTAATGGTAGAGTTTCCATCAATATTTTTGATAAAAGATTAAATAAAAAGACCCTGAATAACAACGGGTCACTATCCCCGATATTATCGTACACAGAAGAAGGAAGTGCTATTGTAAAGGCTTCCGGAATGGCAGTAAACGGTGTATTTACCGCAGAATTCTATGTTCCAAAGGATATTAATTATGCCGTAGGAGAAGGAAGACTATTGGGATATGCAGATAATAAGGTAATGGATGTATTCAACAACCAGTCTGTACAGGTAGGTGACATTAACCCTAACGGAGTAAATGACAATCAACCACCAAAAGTAAAGTTATACATGAATAACACGAACTTTGCAGATGGTGGAATCACCAACCAAAACCCTATGTTGCTGACATGTCTTACAGATGACACAGGAATCAACTCCACAGGATCAGGGATTGGCCATGATATTACAGTATACCTGGATGGCCAGATTATCAATACTGTTATCTTAAATGATTTCTATGCTTCAGGAGAAGGAAACGGATGCTTAAATCCAAGTCTTGCCGACTATCAAAAAGGGAATGTAACCTATCCTTTCAGAAATCTTGCTATTGGACAACATCAATTGACATTTAAAGTTTGGGATATAAACAATAATTCAACAACTACTACGTTAAATTTTGAGGTTAAGGATGAGTCTGATCAACATCTGACCATAAACCGTCCGCTGAACTGGCCAAATCCTTTCACCAACAAGACATATATTCAGTTTGAACATAACTGTGATGATATTTTGGATGTGAATGTACAGATCTACACAATAACCGGAAGATTAGTAAGAACTTTATCTCAACCGGTAGTTGCAGAACCGTTCCTACAGGGCTTTAGAACCCCTCGTCAGGCTATAGAATGGGACGGAAGAGATGATTTTGGGGCTACAGTTGCAAAAGGTACGTATATTTTTAAGATATTTGCAAAAAGTCAAAATCAAGAAAAATGCAAAGGAAGTGCTACAGCTGTAGAAAAAATGGTACTTTTGAAATAA
- the porV gene encoding type IX secretion system outer membrane channel protein PorV — MNLTTKLLLGFGLSAGFLGYSQDLGKINPVLTGAPFLRIAPDARSGGMGDQGVVTSPDAFSQFWNAAKYPFSRTSSSVGLSYTPYMGKLTNDVFLLYGAFHKFLGQDERSTISASIYYFNMGQVDLTQLVGTDVASMGVSKPNEFSIDVAYGLKLSDSYSMAVTGRFIRSDLAGGFNTDTTLKAANSFAVDISGYYTSERFSSFGGYDGKLNAGFAVQNLGPKLDYTGNEESRSYLPTMARLGVGYDMYMDDLNRIGISFEGSKLLVPGSEYAGMGPDRQPRYEIPNVGPMAGIGKSFKNKNSIMYSGALEYSYDNAFSVRGGYFHESEEQGARQFATAGLGLKYRSFGLDLSYLINMSKVNSALDNTLRFGLTWNIGDETSNNDR, encoded by the coding sequence ATGAATTTAACTACTAAACTGCTTTTAGGATTTGGGTTAAGTGCTGGTTTTCTAGGCTATTCGCAAGATTTAGGTAAAATAAACCCTGTACTAACCGGAGCTCCTTTCCTAAGAATTGCACCAGACGCAAGATCAGGAGGTATGGGAGATCAAGGGGTAGTAACCTCGCCTGATGCATTCTCACAATTCTGGAATGCAGCTAAATATCCTTTTAGCAGAACAAGTTCTTCCGTAGGTCTATCCTATACACCATATATGGGCAAGCTTACCAATGATGTATTCTTATTATATGGTGCATTCCATAAATTCTTGGGACAGGATGAAAGATCTACGATCTCTGCGAGTATTTATTATTTCAATATGGGGCAGGTAGACCTGACTCAGTTGGTAGGAACAGATGTTGCCTCAATGGGAGTATCTAAGCCTAATGAATTCTCTATTGATGTTGCCTATGGTTTGAAACTTTCTGATTCCTACTCAATGGCTGTAACAGGTAGATTTATCCGTTCAGACTTAGCCGGAGGATTCAATACAGATACTACACTTAAAGCAGCAAACTCTTTTGCTGTAGATATTTCAGGATATTACACTTCCGAGAGATTCTCAAGTTTTGGAGGATATGATGGTAAACTGAATGCTGGTTTTGCAGTACAGAATTTAGGTCCTAAACTGGATTATACAGGAAACGAAGAATCAAGATCTTATTTACCTACCATGGCAAGATTAGGGGTTGGTTATGATATGTATATGGATGATCTTAATAGAATAGGAATTAGCTTCGAGGGATCAAAGCTTTTGGTACCAGGATCTGAATATGCAGGAATGGGCCCAGACAGACAGCCTAGATATGAAATTCCAAACGTAGGCCCAATGGCCGGTATCGGAAAATCTTTCAAGAACAAAAACAGTATCATGTATAGTGGGGCCTTAGAATATTCATATGACAATGCTTTCTCTGTAAGAGGTGGTTACTTCCACGAAAGTGAAGAGCAGGGAGCAAGACAGTTTGCTACTGCAGGTCTTGGATTGAAGTACCGTTCTTTCGGATTGGATCTTTCTTACCTGATCAATATGTCAAAAGTAAACAGTGCTTTAGATAATACACTTCGTTTCGGGCTTACCTGGAACATTGGAGATGAAACATCCAATAACGATCGTTAA